The DNA window TTAAGATCAGGTGTTCAAGCATTTTACGTAAGAAATAATCACGTAAGCCATGATTTTCTTTCGGGTCTAGCAGCCACGCCAAAATATTCGAATGACGGATTTCATAGTTTTCTAATTTTAAGATTTTTAATGCATTGAACGAGTTCACTTGCTGATTGAGTTGCTGAAAGGTTTTATCATTTTCTAACTCAAATAAATCTCGACTTTCCATCTAATTTCACTCCTACACTTCACTTTTCTTTGACTACTTCTTATAAAAATACACTTACTTATGATAAGGTTCCCCGTGGTGTATCTAAGTGAGGTTTTTCTTATTCATTTAAGAAATTTTCCTAATGAAATAATAATTTTTAATATACTTTATGTATAAATTAACAGTGACCGGTTCGTCTCCATTTCAGAAATCGGTCACTTAAACCCTTTAAAGTTGCCGCTTTTGCTCTTTTTCCATGATTCAGGCTTCTACCCCATCCAAAAACAACAATCATTTAGAAAACAGCCTTTTTTTTAAACCCTAAACGTTTTTCCTATTAGTAGCACAATTTTTTCGAAACATAGTTTTATCAGGAACACTTCTGAACCATAGAAGGATAGCAAAGCAAGTAACAATTCTGATACAGCAGCCTCTGATAGGTTGTTATATACAGAATAGGAAAGAAATTTTTTCAAATTCCCTAGTTCATTATTTTAGATGTTCATTTAGAACGTTCTCTTCCAAGATATCAAATGTATCGCCATACACTTTGATAATATGCTTTTCTCCCCATGTACATAGCGAATTTAAGATACCTTGTAAGCTCCATCCATATTCACTTAGCTCATACTCCACTTTTGGTGGAATTTGATTATAAACAATTCTATTAATGACTCCATCTTCCTCTAATTCGCGTAATTGTTGGGTTAACATCTTCTGTGTAATATCTGGCATAAGACGTTTCAATTCACTTGTTCGTTTCTTCCCGTGTGTTAAATGGCATAGAATCACACATTTCCACTTTCCTCCTATCACCTCTAGCGTCGCTTCTACTGAAATATTGTATTTCTTTTTCTTCATATATATTTCCTCCTCATGTATAGGAACTTAAAAGTACCTATAGTACTTTTAAGTGCGTACTTCTCTATTTATTTCATATGTATCATAATAGCATTTATCGGTTGAGTTTTAATGTAATTATTTTTAGTTTACTTAAAACAAGATCGTTCATACATTACCAAATTATTAAGGAGGAGAAAAATGTCTTTAGATAAAAAACAAAGTACATTAGCACTGTTTGCCTTAGCTATTAGTGCATTTGCAATAGGAACAACAGAATTTATCAGTGTAGGCCTATTACCATTAATAGCGAATGATTTACAAATTTCTGTTACGACAGCAGGCTTAACAGTTTCCTTATATGCATTAGGAGTAACATTTGGGGCACCGATTCTAACATCCATTACCTCTAGTATGTCACGAAAGTCATTACTACTTTGGATTATGGTTATTTTTATTATAGGTAATAGTATTGCTGCAAGTGCGACAAGCACTGGTGTGTTACTTGTTGCTCGTGTTATTTCTGCCTTTTCACATGGAGTCTTTATGTCCATTGGCTCTACCATCGCTGCAGATTTAGTACCGGAAAATCGAAGAGCTAGTGCCATATCCATTATGTTTTCAGGACTCACGGTAGCCACTGTAACAGGTGTACCATTGGGAACATTTATTGGACAACAATTTGGTTGGAGAATGGCCTTTATCATCATCATTGTCATCGGAGTTACAGCCTTAATCGCGAATAGTATCCTGATTCCATCTAGTTTACGAAAAGGTACTCGTACAACGTTTCGTGATCAGTTCAAATTAGTGACAAATGGTCGCTTATTACTTTTATTTATGATTACTGCCTTAGGTTATGGAGGAACATTCGTTGTCTTTACTTATCTATCACCGATGCTACAGGAAATAACAGGATATAAAGAAGGAACAGTTGCTGTGATTCTTCTTGTATATGGTATTGCGATCGCTATTGGCAACATGGTAGGTGGAAAGCTTTCTAATCACAATCCGATTAGAGCATTATTTTACATGTTTATTGTACAAGCGGTGATACTATTTATCCTGATGTTTACGGCACCATTTAAAATAGCAGGATTGATTACCATTTTCTTAATGGGGGTTCTAGCTTTTATGAATGTGCCGGGATTACAAGTGTATGTAGTCATGTTAGCAGAACGATTTGTACCTACTGGAGTAGATATGGCGTCGGCCATCAATATTGCTGCATTTAACGCTGGAATTGCAATTGGATCCTACTTAGGTGGTATTGTCACAGACTCTATTGGACTGATTCACACCTCTTGGGTAGGAGCACTTATGGTACTGATAGCTGCCATCCTTGCAGGTTGGAGTGCATCCCTTGAAAGAAAAGACCAAAAAGGGGATAAATTGAAGGAGGTTGTTTCCTAAGTAGTAAATGTGTGAAATTACCAAATATAGAACGATCTCATTTCTCATAATAAAAATTTGGAGGTTTATTTATAATGATTAAAAACATACAAGATACAACTACTTTGCATAATGGTGTAAAAATGCCTTGGTTTGGAATTGGGGTTTTTAAAGTAGAAGAGGGCCCTGAACTGGTTAATGCCGTTAAATTTGCAATTAAACATGGGTATCGTAGTGTTGATACAGCAGCTATTTATGAAAATGAAGAAGGAGTTGGACAAGCTATTCGAGAAGGGATAAATGAAGCTGGTATCCCAAGAGAAGAACTATTTATAACATCGAAAGTTTGGAATTCTGACTTAGGTTACGAATCAACTTTATTAGCTTATGAAACAAGCCTAAAGAAACTTGATCTTGAGTATTTAGATTTATACCTTATTCACTGGCCAGTAGAAGGTAAATTTAAGGAAGCTTGGCGTGCATTAGAGACTCTTTATAAAGAAGGAAGAGTAAAGGCTATTGGAGTAAGTAACTTCCAAGTCCACCATCTGGAGGACTTAATGAACGATGCTGAAATTAAACCGATGGTCAACCAGGTAGAATACCATCCACGTTTAACTCAGAAAGAAATTCAAGCCTTTTGTCAAGAACATGGAATTCAGTTAGAAGCTTGGTCACCATTAATGCAAGGTCAATTATTAGATAATCTAGTATTACAAGAAATTGCAAATAAGTATAACAAGACCATTGCCCAAATTATTTTACGATGGGATTTACAAAATGGTGTTGTAACCATTCCAAAATCCACGAAGGAATATCGAATTGTTGAGAACCCAACTGTATTTGACTTCGAACTAACAAAAGAAGAGATGCAGCGAATTGATGAGCTAAATCAAAATCATCGAGTAGGACCAGACCCTGACAACTTTGATTTTTAAATAAAATAGGGCATAAGATAACATAAAAAAACAGACATTTTTCCTCTAATAAATGAACTGCACCCCATTTTTAGACACATCTATCAATTGGAGGTGTAGTTTTTTATGGATAAATATACTTTAGAACAAAATTAGCTGCTGTTCATGAGTTATAAACTTGGTTTTACAGTTTTCTTACCAACATAGCATAATTTCATGAAGCACAATGCTTAATTGTCAAAGTGAACGTCTAATGTATTCCGTTCACTTTGATTTTAAAAACCGCACTTACTTATGATATGGTTCACCTCAACATGGATACTAGCGACTTTTTTCAAACGCTCAAAAAGATAAGAATAGAAAAATATCAATTTTCTACCAATATATATCCATTAGTAAGGTGACAAACTATGATGCCTATAAATACATTCTACTTGGTAGTGAAAAGCGTTTCCGCTTATTTCAGAAACGTCCCCGTTATTTTGAGTACATGTCTTAACATTCCTTATGTACTGTTCCCCGTTATAAAACAATATGAGGTTATCTTATGACGGTTTCAGAAATTCTTTTTCTTAACTAATACAATTTACTCAATATCTATTTCTATTTCTATTTCTATTTCTATTTCTATTTCTATTTCCATCTTTCCAGCTTATTTAAATTTCTAACGAACATGCCTGCAAAAATTTTGGGAAACCCATTTCCATACACTTTCCTTTTACAAACTCCTTCATCTCTTCTACGGATATATTTTTTTGAGTAAACTCTCCTTCCTGATAACAATGCTTACAATACGATGAGCTTTTTTCAGAATTTCTTTCAGTACCTCTATCTTCTGATTTCTTAATTGGCATGGAACAGCTTTGGCATTTTTTATATTCTTTCATCATAGTTCCTCCACATTTTATCCATTCTGCCCTAGTACTTTATAATTTTTTTTAATTCTTTTTAATTGAGGTGCTGTAAGTTCATTTTCTCTTCGCTTTAACAAAGTTAAAAATGCTTCTTTTTATCCTTATTAGATAAGTTTTGTATAACTTCTTTTATACCTTCAAGATTATGATTGTTAACTAACTCCTGTGCTAGTTCAATATTTGGTTCTTCATCACGACGTTGTAACTTCGAAGCTAACTTAGGTACTATCGTCATATTATCCCTCTTTTAAGTTGATATCATTCTATTCACATAATATGATATTAATCAGACAATATTATGGATTAAGTTTTACAGTATTTACTGGGACAAAGATTTATAAAAAAGCAGAAATACACGATTTCCATTTAAGAAAATCGTTTAAAAGAAATCAGCAGAAAAGGGAAGGAACATAAGCTTGGCATGCTTCCTATTGTATCCCCAAAAGAACAAAAATCTTCCTATAGCATAATTAATGAGATTACAGTTATCCCTTTATATAAAATTGAAAAAAAGAAGTATCAAGAACATTTAGTAGTTCTTGATACCTCTATAAAAAAAACTGACTATGTGCGTACTAATGGTTTTGTTACTAATACAATTTCCACTAATATTTTTTATTACATTCCTAACCAAATATCGTTTCAAAGCAGAAACAAACATGATAAAGAATATCTATTAAGCAACATTATTTACATTCTTAATTGCATCACGGTCATTCTTGTATTTAAAACTTACAGCAAAAACGATTGCAAGGACGAATGTATATACCGCAAAAACTAACCAGATATTTTGCCAATCCCTCACTCCGTTAATTGTAAAATAATCCACCAGTCTCCCACTAAGAACAGCGCCTACATAGGCACCGATTCCGTTGACCATTGTCATGAATAAGCCTTGTGCACTTCCACGAATTCGACGATCCACTTCCCTTTCAACAAACATAGATCCGGAAATATTAAAGAAATCAAATGCAGCGCCATATACAATCATTGATAATAGCAATAAGATGACACCAACATTAGATGGATTGCCATAGGCGAAAAGAATAAAGCGTAATGTCCACGCCACCATACTCAACAACATTACCGTCTTAATTCCAAATTTACGTAAGAAAAAAGGAATGGCAAGAATAAAGAACACTTCAGCAATTTGTCCCATTGATAATAAAATGGCTGGATATTTAACAACAAGACTGTCTTTATAGTTAGCGATTGACGCAAAATCATGTAAAAATGGATCAGCAAATACAAGGTTAATTTGCAACGCAGCACCTAGCAGCATAGCAAAACTGAAAAAGATAGCCATTCTCTTTTGCTTAAATAATACGAAAGCATCTAGACCTAAAAGACTTACTAACGACTTATCCTTTTTGACATTTGATGTTGGATTATCTGGCAGTGTAAATGAATAAAGTGCAAGTAAGAAGGAGGCCCCCGCAGCCATGTAAAGCTGGATATTACTTAACTCAAGTCCACCAAGACTAATTACCCACATTGCAAGAATAAAACTAATTGTTCCAAAAACACGAACAGAAGGGAAGTCTTTCGTTGTATCAAGCCCTTCTTTTTCTAAGCAAAAATATGAAATCGTATAAGATAAAGAAATCGTCGGCATGTAAACCATTGCGTTTAAAAGCATAGCCCAAAACATAAGATTAGGTTCCGAAATCCCGGCAGCTGAAAATAAAAAAATCGCTCCAAGGAAATGGCAAATTCCATATAATCTATTTGCCTTTATCCAACGATCTGCAATAATCCCTACAAGAGTTGGCATTAGAAGAGAAGCAAGTCCTATTGTGCTATAAACACCTCCAACTTGTGTGCCGGAAAAATGCAAAGTATTGAACATATATGAGCCAAGTGTAACAAGCCAACATCCCCAAATAAAAAACTGAAGAGACATCATAATTTTAAGTCGTGATTTTATAGTCATTTTTTCCTCCAACAATGCTTTTTGTGATGAAACTAAATTTTCTAAACTCTTTTTTAAAATCTTGATATTAATTTAGTGCTCCGCTTCAATTATCTGAAAATTCTGTTAATTACATCTATAATATTAGTATTTGACTTACTCACACTATAATTTTTTCTATAAAAAATACTATCAATTATATTGATCGTAATACATTAAGAACTTCTCTCTAAATGTACTACGATCAATTGTTCACAAACACGAATGTTCTTTAAGCTTTTTTAGATAATTCAGTAATATAATCGAAGAAATCACTAGAATTTACATCATAAACCACGTTTACTGGGCGACCATTGTCTTTTTCTTCTGTACGCCCTTGACTCGGCCCATCTGTATGCACGATACTATTAATTCTCTTCACTTTTACAAGATCACTATTACCAACAAACGCTGTTGTTAAGACATCCCATAAAAAATATGTTGAGTTTGTTGTAAAATGAACCAACGGCGGGCACATCGCATAACATTGGCCAATAAAATCAACACCGAGGTGTTTGCGTTCAGATGCCCAACGATTACGTATATCTACTGTAAGAGGTACCTGGCTAGTGCTTTCAAGCGCTACTAAATCAATTTCTATACTACTCTTCCATACTCGACCAGCTGCTTCAGGGTCCCAAAACACATTCCATTCCGCTGTCCCATCATGTTCGGGCTCTTCTACATTTCCTACATCACGAAATGTGCCGCCCATCCATACGAGTCGATCGATTTTTTCTTCAATAGAAGGGTCTTCATCAAGTGCACGAGCAAGATCCGTAAGTGGACCGGTGAATAAAAGAGTAGTTTTTTCATCTGAAGCGTGAATTGCATCTATCATATGAAGATGTGCTGGTTTCTCCGCTACTGGTGTCACAATCTTTCCGGATTCATTTAATATTGGCAAGGCATCCACAGTGAAAGCGTGCAAACGCCAATCTTTAGGAAAAGGATTTTTTCCGCGAGAATTTGACTCCGCTACATCTAAACTGCCTTTTCCAAAGCGATCAATGATTTTTCGGCTTGCAAACATAGCAGGTTCTAAATAACAATCAGCTGGAATGACGGAAACACCAGTTAGTTCAACGGTATCCATTTGTAGTAATAAAAATAGAGAAACTAGATCATCCACACCGCCATCATGATTAAAGTAAATTTTCTTTTTCATTCTTTCTCAATCCTTCACATTGAATTTATTTATTGCTTACGAATTGATCCAACTGTTTTCTCAGCGCTGGAATGGATCACACTTTATTACACATTAAGAGCGAACAAAGCTTTCTTGGTATGTCACTTTGCATAATAAAATCTAGAATTAAATATTGCTTAAACGATAAAAAAACGCTCCGATATCTACCGGAGCGTTTGACTAGGGCGTAAGTAAATAAGAAAGAGACTCCCTCTTTCATTTAACACTTACCTCGTAGTCAAGCCCTTTACGGCAGCTTGGTAGAAACTTTTGGGCCATATCCCCAATATTATACGACAGAATTCTACATTAATTTACATTTATCATAGCAACAATTTAAAGTATCGTCAATAAAAAAATAAACAATTGTTTATATCTTAAACAATTGTTTATTTTTTGTTATTAATATAATATATTAAACGATATACCTTTTATATGTCCCTCTATGTTCCTAGTCCCATATATGAACTGTCTATCAGCATAGACTTCCAAAATATAAGATATATTTATTTCGAAGGATTCGACATAATGCTGGTGGTGACAGGACAGGCACTTATGTTTAATGCATCGATGTCTCACTAATCATAAAACAGGTCAGGGTATTTGTATGAAAAGAGGTAATCGCTAAAGAGTTGATAAGAAAATATAAAATTTAATTAACCTTAAAACAAACCCAAATGCAAAGGTCATCTCAGTTGACCCAACTATTATTCCACTTGGTAGTAAAGTTTATGTAGAAGGCTATGGTGAAGCGATCGCACGGGATACTGGCGGAGCCATTAAAGGAAATCGAATTGATGTCTTTATTCCTTCTCAACAGGATGCAATCAATTTTGGAGTAAAACAATTAAAGGTAACAATATTAAATTAACATATCTATTACCAGCCTATACTTAGGATTTCTATATATGTACAAAAAGGTGATTTGAATCCTTATAATAAGCAAAAAAGAACCAGATTTGGTCCTTTTTTGCTTATTTTTTCAGCCCTTCCAATAGGTTTGTTATCGTCTCACTTGCTTCTTCTAAGGAGTTTTCACCATCTGAGTTTTCTGCTATCCAAAGGGCTACTTCATTCATTGCTCCCAAAAAACAATGGGTCATAGCATCCACAGATAATAGTTTTAAATATCATTCATTTTTCAAAATGTCTTTTGATCCTCAATTTTCGAAAATAGAAATTGAATTACAAATTCCTTCCCATATTTAGACTCAACTTCAATTCAATCTGCAATTCATCGCATAATTTCTTTACAAGATACAATCCTATCCCAGTAGACTGTTTTCTGTTAGGATTATCTCCTGTAAATCCTTTTTCAAAAACGAAAGGAAGATCAGAATTAAGCACCCCGATACCATTATCAGATATCCTTAGAGAATACCGATTTTTTACGCTATCAAAAAAGATATGCAAGTAAAAAAGTTTGCATATCTTGCTAATATATTCAACACTAAAGCAAAGTTTCACTTTTTCATATACAAGTAAATTTTATAAAAAAAGTAGTTCCTTCAGATCCTGTTTGAATTTCAATTTTTGCGTTATGACGGGCAGCAATGGCATAGCATATACCCAGTCCTAAGCCAGTGCCATTATCTTTGGTCGTGTAAAATGGAGTACCCAATTTCTCTAGTATCGCAGGATTGATACCTTCTCCTTGATCTCGTACTGCAAGAACTACACAATTTTCGTCTCCCTTGTAGGTACTGATGGATAGAACCTTACCTGTGCTCATTGCTTCTAAGCCATTACGGTATAGATTTATTATCAATTGTCGTATTTCGTTACGATTTAATAGTAATTCTGGAATGTCTCTCAGATTAAATTGAATAAATTTGTTTTGATTAAATGTATCTATCTTTATTAAAGGAGTAATATCTCGAATAATAGAATTTAAATCTAACATCTGTAAATCGGATGTCTTTGTATTACCTATAGAAAGAAATTCAGTAATAATAGAATTGGCACGGTCAAGTTCTTCGATCATTACATTAAAGTAACCATTATGTTTTTCAAATTCGCTCTCTTTTTTTAAAAGCTGCAAAAATCCTCGTACTGTTGTCATGGGATTTCTAATCTCATGACTAATACCTGCTGCCATCTGACCTATTAAGTCTAGGTTTGATAATCTTTTCAATTCCTTCTCATATTTCTTTTTTTCGGTTATGTTTTTTAATAAGCAGCAGATTCCCTCATCATACGGGTAAGCAACTACTTCGTACCAATAATCCCCATAAGCTGAGGTCATTTCGAAATTTACTGCTATACGCTCTGACATCGCACGATGAAATTCCTTATACATGACCGTGTCTATACATTCCGGGAAAAGCACCCATATATTCTTGCCTAATACATCTTTTGCTGTTTTCCTTTGCGGCAAATATTGATGTTTATTCATGTAAAGAAATTCCCACTCGCGGCTCAATGCAAAGAATCCATCCGTTATACTTTCAATAACACTTGTAACCTTTTCATTAGCAGTAGCTAGTTCGCTTGTTCGCTCTTCTACCATATTTTCAAGTTGGTCCATATATAACAAGTTTGACAATGTAGGGGCTGTGGCATGGACTATCGATTTTGCTAATTGAATTTGAAATTCATGGTAATTACAAGTTTCCCCTCTTAAATTGACAACTGTTATAACTCCTAATACTTTCCCCATTGAAACCAGTGGAATCATAAGTAGACTCGTACTATCTATATTTGGAGTGTGAATTATACTTTTTGTATTAATAACCTGTTGAATCATAGCTTCGTAGCTTTGGTTCATTCTTATGCTTTTAAGATTATCCATCCAAGTCGCTTCTGTCCAATCACAGTCTTTATTTAACTTCATTAATGTGATTGTGTTTTTCCCCAATGGATCCAGGATGTGCGCTACACTTTTATTGCTATCTAAAATCTTTTCTAAGTAGAAAAAACATTTATCGAGACTGTTCTGCACGGAGGAGCACATCGACAAATCACGTGTAACATCAAGTAACAACTGCTTTTCTGCAATAAGGTTTTCCTTTTGTGTTAAATTATTTGCGTTTTGAATTGCAACTGCAGCCATATTCACATATGCTTCAACACTTTGAATTTCCGACTCTGTTAAATTCATCGGCGTTCCATAATCAAATAAAAAAACTAAACCAAATATCTCTTGTTCATATGAGATAGGAATTGCTAATAGGGATTTAATTTTGAAGGCTTCTACCGATCTCGGGTCCGGCCGATTATCCTTTGAGGTATCAGAGATATAGATAGTTTTTTTAGTCTCAATAACTTCTTTGGCCAGTAAGTCTGTTTCAATATCGATTACCTGTGTATCGAGCGTTATGCCATTCATATCTTCTGGTTTTCCTACAAATCCTCTAAATGTGCCATTTTTTTCAGGTAAATAAATACCAACCGAGTTACATTGCACGATTTCTTCCGATATTGCTTGAGTTACACGTTGTAACACTTCACGAAGTTCTAACTTTGTATTAATTACTTTTGTTATATCCGCGAGCCTAGAATATCTCGTCTGTTCACTTAACATTCACATGGTCTCCAATCAAATCCTACTAAAATTAACAGTATAATTTCTAGCTAACAATCTAGTTCGAGGTCAGTTTACTACTTTTAATTTTATATCTGTATTCTATTATACATGGAAAACCTCTATTACTTATGATACGGTTCTATGTGTAGTTTTCACTTATATTGATTTCTGAATTAATCTATTCGTTTCATTAAATAAACGCATTGTTTTATTTTTATCAAATGTCGGCATCGACAGATCCACTTCTTTTCTTTGAAGATATGCACTTAATGTGGCTTTTGGTGAGGCATCTAATAAGTCAATTATCGGAAGAATTGCTTCGCTTCATTTATAAATTTGGCGCCTTTATCTTTCGAACGACTAACAATAATCACACGAGGCCAATTTTTTAATTGAGTTATCGCCAAACAATTAAAAGAGTTAGAAGATGATGGTTTAATCCAAAAAGAAATATTCGATGAATTGCCTTTCAAAGTAGAGTACACTAACAGCTTTAGGAGAACAACTTCTTCCTGTAATAGCTGTTATGCAAGAATGGGGTAAAAAATATATAGATTCTCGTCAAAAATAAAGGAGTTTAGTGTAAGTCACTAAACTCCTTTTGAATAACCGCACTTATTTATGATACGGTTCGTTTTTAATAATTCGAAAGGCTCGATAGATCTGCTCTACCAGTACTAACTTCATTAGTTGGTGTGGCAAAGTCATTTTACTAAATGAAAGCTTTTCATCCGCTCGCTTCATCACATCCTCGTGCAGACCAAGTGATCCTCCAATAACAAATGCGATTTTGCTTCGTCCATAGGTCATCAGTGATTCT is part of the Psychrobacillus sp. FSL H8-0483 genome and encodes:
- a CDS encoding GAF domain-containing protein yields the protein MLSEQTRYSRLADITKVINTKLELREVLQRVTQAISEEIVQCNSVGIYLPEKNGTFRGFVGKPEDMNGITLDTQVIDIETDLLAKEVIETKKTIYISDTSKDNRPDPRSVEAFKIKSLLAIPISYEQEIFGLVFLFDYGTPMNLTESEIQSVEAYVNMAAVAIQNANNLTQKENLIAEKQLLLDVTRDLSMCSSVQNSLDKCFFYLEKILDSNKSVAHILDPLGKNTITLMKLNKDCDWTEATWMDNLKSIRMNQSYEAMIQQVINTKSIIHTPNIDSTSLLMIPLVSMGKVLGVITVVNLRGETCNYHEFQIQLAKSIVHATAPTLSNLLYMDQLENMVEERTSELATANEKVTSVIESITDGFFALSREWEFLYMNKHQYLPQRKTAKDVLGKNIWVLFPECIDTVMYKEFHRAMSERIAVNFEMTSAYGDYWYEVVAYPYDEGICCLLKNITEKKKYEKELKRLSNLDLIGQMAAGISHEIRNPMTTVRGFLQLLKKESEFEKHNGYFNVMIEELDRANSIITEFLSIGNTKTSDLQMLDLNSIIRDITPLIKIDTFNQNKFIQFNLRDIPELLLNRNEIRQLIINLYRNGLEAMSTGKVLSISTYKGDENCVVLAVRDQGEGINPAILEKLGTPFYTTKDNGTGLGLGICYAIAARHNAKIEIQTGSEGTTFFIKFTCI
- a CDS encoding helix-turn-helix domain-containing protein, producing the protein MKKKKYNISVEATLEVIGGKWKCVILCHLTHGKKRTSELKRLMPDITQKMLTQQLRELEEDGVINRIVYNQIPPKVEYELSEYGWSLQGILNSLCTWGEKHIIKVYGDTFDILEENVLNEHLK
- a CDS encoding nucleoside hydrolase, whose product is MKKKIYFNHDGGVDDLVSLFLLLQMDTVELTGVSVIPADCYLEPAMFASRKIIDRFGKGSLDVAESNSRGKNPFPKDWRLHAFTVDALPILNESGKIVTPVAEKPAHLHMIDAIHASDEKTTLLFTGPLTDLARALDEDPSIEEKIDRLVWMGGTFRDVGNVEEPEHDGTAEWNVFWDPEAAGRVWKSSIEIDLVALESTSQVPLTVDIRNRWASERKHLGVDFIGQCYAMCPPLVHFTTNSTYFLWDVLTTAFVGNSDLVKVKRINSIVHTDGPSQGRTEEKDNGRPVNVVYDVNSSDFFDYITELSKKA
- a CDS encoding aldo/keto reductase, translated to MIKNIQDTTTLHNGVKMPWFGIGVFKVEEGPELVNAVKFAIKHGYRSVDTAAIYENEEGVGQAIREGINEAGIPREELFITSKVWNSDLGYESTLLAYETSLKKLDLEYLDLYLIHWPVEGKFKEAWRALETLYKEGRVKAIGVSNFQVHHLEDLMNDAEIKPMVNQVEYHPRLTQKEIQAFCQEHGIQLEAWSPLMQGQLLDNLVLQEIANKYNKTIAQIILRWDLQNGVVTIPKSTKEYRIVENPTVFDFELTKEEMQRIDELNQNHRVGPDPDNFDF
- a CDS encoding ATP-binding protein, which gives rise to MKLCFSVEYISKICKLFYLHIFFDSVKNRYSLRISDNGIGVLNSDLPFVFEKGFTGDNPNRKQSTGIGLYLVKKLCDELQIELKLSLNMGRNL
- a CDS encoding MFS transporter, with the protein product MSLDKKQSTLALFALAISAFAIGTTEFISVGLLPLIANDLQISVTTAGLTVSLYALGVTFGAPILTSITSSMSRKSLLLWIMVIFIIGNSIAASATSTGVLLVARVISAFSHGVFMSIGSTIAADLVPENRRASAISIMFSGLTVATVTGVPLGTFIGQQFGWRMAFIIIIVIGVTALIANSILIPSSLRKGTRTTFRDQFKLVTNGRLLLLFMITALGYGGTFVVFTYLSPMLQEITGYKEGTVAVILLVYGIAIAIGNMVGGKLSNHNPIRALFYMFIVQAVILFILMFTAPFKIAGLITIFLMGVLAFMNVPGLQVYVVMLAERFVPTGVDMASAINIAAFNAGIAIGSYLGGIVTDSIGLIHTSWVGALMVLIAAILAGWSASLERKDQKGDKLKEVVS
- a CDS encoding zinc ribbon domain-containing protein codes for the protein MMKEYKKCQSCSMPIKKSEDRGTERNSEKSSSYCKHCYQEGEFTQKNISVEEMKEFVKGKCMEMGFPKFLQACSLEI
- a CDS encoding nucleoside permease; the protein is MTIKSRLKIMMSLQFFIWGCWLVTLGSYMFNTLHFSGTQVGGVYSTIGLASLLMPTLVGIIADRWIKANRLYGICHFLGAIFLFSAAGISEPNLMFWAMLLNAMVYMPTISLSYTISYFCLEKEGLDTTKDFPSVRVFGTISFILAMWVISLGGLELSNIQLYMAAGASFLLALYSFTLPDNPTSNVKKDKSLVSLLGLDAFVLFKQKRMAIFFSFAMLLGAALQINLVFADPFLHDFASIANYKDSLVVKYPAILLSMGQIAEVFFILAIPFFLRKFGIKTVMLLSMVAWTLRFILFAYGNPSNVGVILLLLSMIVYGAAFDFFNISGSMFVEREVDRRIRGSAQGLFMTMVNGIGAYVGAVLSGRLVDYFTINGVRDWQNIWLVFAVYTFVLAIVFAVSFKYKNDRDAIKNVNNVA